From one Botrytis cinerea B05.10 chromosome 7, complete sequence genomic stretch:
- the Bcnmd2 gene encoding Bcnmd2, which translates to MDRRRKRELRDLNTRAWNGEKDIYAVNKSLDSSLKKNTAFIKRLRTAISAATLSTFLQEIRTLSLHKYLSEIISACYEGLCRLKSPGEVEAGVEIVSALHQRFGPAEFTEFLGWLVGKGLATPEKSLLKSLAAEAREKEEKERIVRQRVLLRVVTELWLVGVLRTLDDVARPDDASHGKESLSGSSNKAPDTKAKPNGVGKGGGAEPFPLEVLKDLLGHDRDHANLPLLVIFVKAFGWDILGVREAGYEGRKTVEEDGTTKTTLDATEGEGENEDGDENDSVEETSPLVDSTEDAPLASLELQERFRNILNRYFEDVKAHIIRDQKAIAKQARKDSEAYVKSGQLFEDRQANYEKALKAQERLVSNAQVLAESIGAEMPDLKDSDDSSALGNGGIGLVKAGDYLRGEGEGAGIWEDEDERRFYENLVDLKGKVPGMLLEDGKKKKTDTDEQVGKKVDTSEIIPAESTAPTAKTTDDDQSTAIANKTIGAQVDALLARLPDLTNKDLIDEAAIDFCFLNSKASRNRLIKAVQEIPKGRSDLLPSYSRLVATLGKYMPDIIKGLVDHLDQEFRSLQRRKEKEFLGQARLGNIRYLAELTKFGVVPEHVIFHCLKVSLDDFSRMNIEIICNLLENCGRYLLRNPDMSPRMTSFLETLKRKKSVQHIGQQERMLIENAVYYVDPPLRPTIQQKERTPIDLFIRKLVYSDMTTRNYARIIRSIRRLHWEESEVVTILEKVLSKPGKVKYGNIYLLAIVTSALFRYHQGFVITVIDNVLEYIIVGLEQNDFKFNQRRIAEAKYLGELYNFRMVDHPVIFDTMYRILTFGHGGPPVPGRTNPFDMPDDFFRIRLVAILLESCGVFFSRGAAGKKLDYFLSFFQYYIYTKDPLPMDIEFIVSDVYAATRPQWKLASNIEEASRAFQLAMAQDQKTAGIEKVVEPEEPDSEASSDEGDAGIPEGDIDDASLDSEEETEIDANADNLTSPTGNESEEENFKVTRQEEEIDPEDEADFEREYAKMMAESLDSRKFERKATFDVPLPMRRKDREVATSSELPSETTSGNGPSSGTMAFSLLTKRGNRQQTRTVALPSDSNFAIAMKSQQAAEREEQQRIKNLVLNYDLNDGEEQDGDSALQPLLPNPNIHTFTSGFDKNATTTFSRSDKSGSNRSGQRSRKLQLSDVDWYGPPKESSQNQTPGNALKEENRESRNIPELDVGVTSVSTRKVSKSYPNLTVESSPNDKGSPRKEENLPMRDTPGSISKKFHLR; encoded by the exons ATGGATCGCAGGAGAAAGC gCGAACTGCGCGACTTAAACACTCGCGCTTGGAATGGCGAGAAAG ACATTTATGCCGTGAACAAGTCACTGGATTCATCGCTCAAGAAGAACACAGCCTTTATCAAGCGCCTTCGAACCGCAATTTCAGCTGCGACCCTCAGCACCTTCCTACAAGAAATTCGAACTCTTAGCCTACACAAATATCTCTCGGAAATTATATCGGCTTGTTATGAAGGGCTTTGCAGACTCAAGTCGCCGGGAGAGGTTGAGGCTGGTGTAGAAATTGTCAGCGCATTACATCAGCGTTTTGGGCCGGCAGAATTTACGGAGTTTCTGGGATGGTTGGTAGGAAAGGGATTAGCTACACCGGAAAAGTCATTATTGAAGAGTCTCGCAGCCGAAGCCcgggagaaggaagaaaaggagcgGATTGTACGACAGAGAGTACTTTTGAGAGTTGTCACCGAGTTGTGGTTGGTGGGAGTTTTGAGAACGTTGGACGATGTTGCTCGACCAGATGACGCATCTCACGGCAAGGAATCTCTTTCAGGATCGTCGAACAAGGCACCAGATACTAAAGCGAAACCAAACGGAGTTGGAAAAGGAGGAGGTGCGGAACCATTTCCTCTCGAAGTTCTCAAGGACCTTCTGGGCCATGATAGGGATCATGCGAACTTGCCCCTACTGGTAATCTTTGTAAAGGCGTTTGGTTGGGACATACTCGGTGTCAGAGAAGCTGGATACGAGGGCAGAAAAACTGTAGAGGAAGACGGCACCACGAAGACAACGCTTGATGCCACCGAGGGCGAaggtgagaatgaggatggcGACGAGAACGATTCGGTGGAAGAGACGTCACCCTTAGTGGACTCAACCGAAGATGCCCCTCTAGCTTCACTCGAACTCCAGGAGCGCTTCCGCAACATCCTTAACCgctattttgaagatgtcaaGGCACATATCATTCGTGATCAGAAGGCTATTGCTAAACAGGCCCGCAAAGACTCAGAAGCATACGTCAAATCTGGCCAATTGTTTGAAGACCGCCAGGCAAATTATGAAAAGGCTCTCAAAGCGCAAGAACGACTTGTATCGAACGCTCAGGTTCTCGCGGAATCCATTGGCGCAGAAATGCCAGATCTTAAAGATTCCGATGACTCTTCGGCCTTGGGCAATGGAGGCATTGGGCTTGTGAAGGCTGGCGATTATCTGAGAGGAGAAGGCGAGGGCGCAGGTATCTGGGAGGACGAAGATGAGCGGAGATTCTATGAAAATCTAGTAGATCTTAAAGGAAAGGTCCCGGGTATGCTCCTCGAAGATggtaaaaagaagaaaacagaTACGGATGAGCAAGTGGGCAAAAAGGTCGATACTTCCGAGATCATTCCCGCAGAGTCCACTGCGCCCACCGCGAAGACCACAGATGACGACCAATCCACGGCCATTGCCAACAAAACCATTGGCGCCCAGGTCGATGCATTACTTGCTAGACTCCCTGATCTTACAAACAAAGACCTAATTGACGAGGCTGCAATTGACTTCTGTTTCTTGAACTCCAAAGCTTCTCGCAACCGTTTGATCAAAGCTGTGCAAGAGATTCCTAAGGGTCGTAGTGATCTTCTGCCATCATACTCAAGACTAGTAGCAACACTGGGGAAGTACATGCCTGATATCATAAAAGGCTTGGTTGATCACCTTGATCAAGAATTCCGCAGCCTTCAACGTCgcaaggaaaaagaattcttaGGTCAAGCCCGACTAGGAAACATTCGCTACTTGGCTGAGCTGACCAAGTTTGGCGTGGTTCCTGAGCATGTTATATTCCATTGCTTGAAAGTCAGTCTTGACGACTTCTCACGGATGAATATTGAGATCATATGCAACTTGCTAGAAAATTGTGGTCGATACTTACTTCGCAATCCAGACATGTCCCCTCGAATGACATCCTTCTTGGAAACACTAAAACGCAAGAAGTCGGTCCAACATATTGGCCAACAGGAGCGCATGCTGATCGAAAATGCCGTTTACTATGTAGACCCACCTTTGCGACCAACGATCCAGCAAAAGGAGAGAACGCCAATTGATTTATTCATTCGCAAGCTTGTCTATTCTGATATGACTACACGAAACTATGCTAGGATTATCAGGTCGATTCGAAGACTTCACTGGGAAGAATCAGAG GTTGTCACTATTCTCGAAAAAGTCCTTTCCAAACCCGGAAAGGTAAAGTATGGTAACATTTATCTTTTGGCAATTGTTACAAGTGCTCTCTTCCGTTATCACCAAGGGTTTGTAATCACAGTCATTGACAATGTATTGGAATACATTATCGTTGGTTTGGAGCAAAATGATTTTAAGTTCAACCAACGTCGGATTGCAGAAGCCAAGTACCTTGGGGAGCTGTACAACTTTCGAATGGTAGATCATCCTGTAATATTCGACACAATGTACCGTATCTTGACATTTGGTCATG GTGGACCGCCTGTCCCTGGTCGCACCAATCCTTTCGATATGCCTGATGACTTTTTCAGGATTCGTCTTGTAGCAATTTTATTAGAAAGTTGCGGAGTTTTCTTTAGTCGTGGCGCGGCGGGAAAGAAACTTGATTACTTCTTGTCATTTTTCCAG TACTACATTTATACGAAAGATCCTCTACCCATGGACATTGAATTTATCGTCAGTGATGTTTATGCAGCCACCAGACCTCAATGGAAGCTTGCCTCAAATATCGAAGAAGCTAGTCGTGCGTTCCAATTGGCCATGGCCCAGGATCAAAAGACTGCTGGCATTGAGAAGGTTGTTGAACCAGAAGAGCCTGATAGTGAGGCATCATCAGACGAAGGAGATGCAGGCATTCCGGAAGGAGATATCGACGATGCTTCCCTCGATTCCGAAGAAGAAACGGAAATTGATGCTAATGCCGACAACTTAACATCACCAACAGGGAAcgaatcagaagaagaaaacttcAAAGTCACTCGccaggaagaagaaattgatccTGAGGATGAAGCCGATTTCGAACGTGAGTATGCTAAAATGATGGCTGAGAGTCTAGATTCCAGAAAATTTGAACGAAAAGCGACATTCGATGTTCCACTTCCCATGAGACGCAAAGACCGTGAAGTCGCAACCTCGAGCGAATTGCCTAGTGAGACTACCTCAGGAAATGGTCCATCCAGTGGTACAATGGCATTCTCACTTTTAACAAAGCGTGGCAATCGACAACAG ACTCGAACGGTAGCCCTCCCTTCAGACTCAAATTTCGCAATCGCTATGAAATCACAACAAGCTGCCGAGCGCGAGGAGCAACAACGCATCAAGAATCTAGTTCTGAATTATGATCTCAACGATGGCGAAGAACAAGATGGTGACTCTGCACTGCAACCCTTACTCCCTAATCCCAATATTCACACTTTCACTTCAGGTTTCGATAAAAATGCCACTACAACGTTCTCCAGATCTGATAAGTCTGGTAGTAACCGTAGTGGACAGAGGTCAAGAAAACTACAGCTTAGTGATGTTGATTGGTATGGTCCCCCAAAAGAGTCTTCTCAGAATCAAACTCCAGGAAATGCCctaaaagaagagaatcgTGAATCCCGGAATATTCCCGAGTTGGACGTTGGGGTAACTTCAGTATCTACGCGAAAAGTTTCCAAGTCATACCCAAACCTCACTGTTGAAAGTAGCCCAAATGATAAAGGTTCCCCcagaaaggaagagaatcTGCCAATGAGAGATACGCCTGGAAGTATTTCCAAGAAGTTCCACCTGAGATAA
- the Bcnmd2 gene encoding Bcnmd2, translating into MDRRRKRELRDLNTRAWNGEKDIYAVNKSLDSSLKKNTAFIKRLRTAISAATLSTFLQEIRTLSLHKYLSEIISACYEGLCRLKSPGEVEAGVEIVSALHQRFGPAEFTEFLGWLVGKGLATPEKSLLKSLAAEAREKEEKERIVRQRVLLRVVTELWLVGVLRTLDDVARPDDASHGKESLSGSSNKAPDTKAKPNGVGKGGGAEPFPLEVLKDLLGHDRDHANLPLLVIFVKAFGWDILGVREAGYEGRKTVEEDGTTKTTLDATEGEGENEDGDENDSVEETSPLVDSTEDAPLASLELQERFRNILNRYFEDVKAHIIRDQKAIAKQARKDSEAYVKSGQLFEDRQANYEKALKAQERLVSNAQVLAESIGAEMPDLKDSDDSSALGNGGIGLVKAGDYLRGEGEGAGIWEDEDERRFYENLVDLKGKVPGMLLEDGKKKKTDTDEQVGKKVDTSEIIPAESTAPTAKTTDDDQSTAIANKTIGAQVDALLARLPDLTNKDLIDEAAIDFCFLNSKASRNRLIKAVQEIPKGRSDLLPSYSRLVATLGKYMPDIIKGLVDHLDQEFRSLQRRKEKEFLGQARLGNIRYLAELTKFGVVPEHVIFHCLKVSLDDFSRMNIEIICNLLENCGRYLLRNPDMSPRMTSFLETLKRKKSVQHIGQQERMLIENAVYYVDPPLRPTIQQKERTPIDLFIRKLVYSDMTTRNYARIIRSIRRLHWEESEVVTILEKVLSKPGKVKYGNIYLLAIVTSALFRYHQGFVITVIDNVLEYIIVGLEQNDFKFNQRRIAEAKYLGELYNFRMVDHPVIFDTMYRILTFGHGGPPVPGRTNPFDMPDDFFRIRLVAILLESCGVFFSRGAAGKKLDYFLSFFQYYIYTKDPLPMDIEFIVSDVYAATRPQWKLASNIEEASRAFQLAMAQDQKTAGIEKVVEPEEPDSEASSDEGDAGIPEGDIDDASLDSEEETEIDANADNLTSPTGNESEEENFKVTRQEEEIDPEDEADFEREYAKMMAESLDSRKFERKATFDVPLPMRRKDREVATSSELPSETTSGNGPSSGTMAFSLLTKRGNRQQTRTVALPSDSNFAIAMKSQQAAEREEQQRIKNLVLNYDLNDGEEQDGFDKNATTTFSRSDKSGSNRSGQRSRKLQLSDVDWYGPPKESSQNQTPGNALKEENRESRNIPELDVGVTSVSTRKVSKSYPNLTVESSPNDKGSPRKEENLPMRDTPGSISKKFHLR; encoded by the exons ATGGATCGCAGGAGAAAGC gCGAACTGCGCGACTTAAACACTCGCGCTTGGAATGGCGAGAAAG ACATTTATGCCGTGAACAAGTCACTGGATTCATCGCTCAAGAAGAACACAGCCTTTATCAAGCGCCTTCGAACCGCAATTTCAGCTGCGACCCTCAGCACCTTCCTACAAGAAATTCGAACTCTTAGCCTACACAAATATCTCTCGGAAATTATATCGGCTTGTTATGAAGGGCTTTGCAGACTCAAGTCGCCGGGAGAGGTTGAGGCTGGTGTAGAAATTGTCAGCGCATTACATCAGCGTTTTGGGCCGGCAGAATTTACGGAGTTTCTGGGATGGTTGGTAGGAAAGGGATTAGCTACACCGGAAAAGTCATTATTGAAGAGTCTCGCAGCCGAAGCCcgggagaaggaagaaaaggagcgGATTGTACGACAGAGAGTACTTTTGAGAGTTGTCACCGAGTTGTGGTTGGTGGGAGTTTTGAGAACGTTGGACGATGTTGCTCGACCAGATGACGCATCTCACGGCAAGGAATCTCTTTCAGGATCGTCGAACAAGGCACCAGATACTAAAGCGAAACCAAACGGAGTTGGAAAAGGAGGAGGTGCGGAACCATTTCCTCTCGAAGTTCTCAAGGACCTTCTGGGCCATGATAGGGATCATGCGAACTTGCCCCTACTGGTAATCTTTGTAAAGGCGTTTGGTTGGGACATACTCGGTGTCAGAGAAGCTGGATACGAGGGCAGAAAAACTGTAGAGGAAGACGGCACCACGAAGACAACGCTTGATGCCACCGAGGGCGAaggtgagaatgaggatggcGACGAGAACGATTCGGTGGAAGAGACGTCACCCTTAGTGGACTCAACCGAAGATGCCCCTCTAGCTTCACTCGAACTCCAGGAGCGCTTCCGCAACATCCTTAACCgctattttgaagatgtcaaGGCACATATCATTCGTGATCAGAAGGCTATTGCTAAACAGGCCCGCAAAGACTCAGAAGCATACGTCAAATCTGGCCAATTGTTTGAAGACCGCCAGGCAAATTATGAAAAGGCTCTCAAAGCGCAAGAACGACTTGTATCGAACGCTCAGGTTCTCGCGGAATCCATTGGCGCAGAAATGCCAGATCTTAAAGATTCCGATGACTCTTCGGCCTTGGGCAATGGAGGCATTGGGCTTGTGAAGGCTGGCGATTATCTGAGAGGAGAAGGCGAGGGCGCAGGTATCTGGGAGGACGAAGATGAGCGGAGATTCTATGAAAATCTAGTAGATCTTAAAGGAAAGGTCCCGGGTATGCTCCTCGAAGATggtaaaaagaagaaaacagaTACGGATGAGCAAGTGGGCAAAAAGGTCGATACTTCCGAGATCATTCCCGCAGAGTCCACTGCGCCCACCGCGAAGACCACAGATGACGACCAATCCACGGCCATTGCCAACAAAACCATTGGCGCCCAGGTCGATGCATTACTTGCTAGACTCCCTGATCTTACAAACAAAGACCTAATTGACGAGGCTGCAATTGACTTCTGTTTCTTGAACTCCAAAGCTTCTCGCAACCGTTTGATCAAAGCTGTGCAAGAGATTCCTAAGGGTCGTAGTGATCTTCTGCCATCATACTCAAGACTAGTAGCAACACTGGGGAAGTACATGCCTGATATCATAAAAGGCTTGGTTGATCACCTTGATCAAGAATTCCGCAGCCTTCAACGTCgcaaggaaaaagaattcttaGGTCAAGCCCGACTAGGAAACATTCGCTACTTGGCTGAGCTGACCAAGTTTGGCGTGGTTCCTGAGCATGTTATATTCCATTGCTTGAAAGTCAGTCTTGACGACTTCTCACGGATGAATATTGAGATCATATGCAACTTGCTAGAAAATTGTGGTCGATACTTACTTCGCAATCCAGACATGTCCCCTCGAATGACATCCTTCTTGGAAACACTAAAACGCAAGAAGTCGGTCCAACATATTGGCCAACAGGAGCGCATGCTGATCGAAAATGCCGTTTACTATGTAGACCCACCTTTGCGACCAACGATCCAGCAAAAGGAGAGAACGCCAATTGATTTATTCATTCGCAAGCTTGTCTATTCTGATATGACTACACGAAACTATGCTAGGATTATCAGGTCGATTCGAAGACTTCACTGGGAAGAATCAGAG GTTGTCACTATTCTCGAAAAAGTCCTTTCCAAACCCGGAAAGGTAAAGTATGGTAACATTTATCTTTTGGCAATTGTTACAAGTGCTCTCTTCCGTTATCACCAAGGGTTTGTAATCACAGTCATTGACAATGTATTGGAATACATTATCGTTGGTTTGGAGCAAAATGATTTTAAGTTCAACCAACGTCGGATTGCAGAAGCCAAGTACCTTGGGGAGCTGTACAACTTTCGAATGGTAGATCATCCTGTAATATTCGACACAATGTACCGTATCTTGACATTTGGTCATG GTGGACCGCCTGTCCCTGGTCGCACCAATCCTTTCGATATGCCTGATGACTTTTTCAGGATTCGTCTTGTAGCAATTTTATTAGAAAGTTGCGGAGTTTTCTTTAGTCGTGGCGCGGCGGGAAAGAAACTTGATTACTTCTTGTCATTTTTCCAG TACTACATTTATACGAAAGATCCTCTACCCATGGACATTGAATTTATCGTCAGTGATGTTTATGCAGCCACCAGACCTCAATGGAAGCTTGCCTCAAATATCGAAGAAGCTAGTCGTGCGTTCCAATTGGCCATGGCCCAGGATCAAAAGACTGCTGGCATTGAGAAGGTTGTTGAACCAGAAGAGCCTGATAGTGAGGCATCATCAGACGAAGGAGATGCAGGCATTCCGGAAGGAGATATCGACGATGCTTCCCTCGATTCCGAAGAAGAAACGGAAATTGATGCTAATGCCGACAACTTAACATCACCAACAGGGAAcgaatcagaagaagaaaacttcAAAGTCACTCGccaggaagaagaaattgatccTGAGGATGAAGCCGATTTCGAACGTGAGTATGCTAAAATGATGGCTGAGAGTCTAGATTCCAGAAAATTTGAACGAAAAGCGACATTCGATGTTCCACTTCCCATGAGACGCAAAGACCGTGAAGTCGCAACCTCGAGCGAATTGCCTAGTGAGACTACCTCAGGAAATGGTCCATCCAGTGGTACAATGGCATTCTCACTTTTAACAAAGCGTGGCAATCGACAACAG ACTCGAACGGTAGCCCTCCCTTCAGACTCAAATTTCGCAATCGCTATGAAATCACAACAAGCTGCCGAGCGCGAGGAGCAACAACGCATCAAGAATCTAGTTCTGAATTATGATCTCAACGATGGCGAAGAACAAGATG GTTTCGATAAAAATGCCACTACAACGTTCTCCAGATCTGATAAGTCTGGTAGTAACCGTAGTGGACAGAGGTCAAGAAAACTACAGCTTAGTGATGTTGATTGGTATGGTCCCCCAAAAGAGTCTTCTCAGAATCAAACTCCAGGAAATGCCctaaaagaagagaatcgTGAATCCCGGAATATTCCCGAGTTGGACGTTGGGGTAACTTCAGTATCTACGCGAAAAGTTTCCAAGTCATACCCAAACCTCACTGTTGAAAGTAGCCCAAATGATAAAGGTTCCCCcagaaaggaagagaatcTGCCAATGAGAGATACGCCTGGAAGTATTTCCAAGAAGTTCCACCTGAGATAA
- the Bcnmd2 gene encoding Bcnmd2 translates to MDRRRKRELRDLNTRAWNGEKDIYAVNKSLDSSLKKNTAFIKRLRTAISAATLSTFLQEIRTLSLHKYLSEIISACYEGLCRLKSPGEVEAGVEIVSALHQRFGPAEFTEFLGWLVGKGLATPEKSLLKSLAAEAREKEEKERIVRQRVLLRVVTELWLVGVLRTLDDVARPDDASHGKESLSGSSNKAPDTKAKPNGVGKGGGAEPFPLEVLKDLLGHDRDHANLPLLVIFVKAFGWDILGVREAGYEGRKTVEEDGTTKTTLDATEGEGENEDGDENDSVEETSPLVDSTEDAPLASLELQERFRNILNRYFEDVKAHIIRDQKAIAKQARKDSEAYVKSGQLFEDRQANYEKALKAQERLVSNAQVLAESIGAEMPDLKDSDDSSALGNGGIGLVKAGDYLRGEGEGAGIWEDEDERRFYENLVDLKGKVPGMLLEDGKKKKTDTDEQVGKKVDTSEIIPAESTAPTAKTTDDDQSTAIANKTIGAQVDALLARLPDLTNKDLIDEAAIDFCFLNSKASRNRLIKAVQEIPKGRSDLLPSYSRLVATLGKYMPDIIKGLVDHLDQEFRSLQRRKEKEFLGQARLGNIRYLAELTKFGVVPEHVIFHCLKVSLDDFSRMNIEIICNLLENCGRYLLRNPDMSPRMTSFLETLKRKKSVQHIGQQERMLIENAVYYVDPPLRPTIQQKERTPIDLFIRKLVYSDMTTRNYARIIRSIRRLHWEESEVVTILEKVLSKPGKVKYGNIYLLAIVTSALFRYHQGFVITVIDNVLEYIIVGLEQNDFKFNQRRIAEAKYLGELYNFRMVDHPVIFDTMYRILTFGHGGPPVPGRTNPFDMPDDFFRIRLVAILLESCGVFFSRGAAGKKLDYFLSFFQYYIYTKDPLPMDIEFIVSDVYAATRPQWKLASNIEEASRAFQLAMAQDQKTAGIEKVVEPEEPDSEASSDEGDAGIPEGDIDDASLDSEEETEIDANADNLTSPTGNESEEENFKVTRQEEEIDPEDEADFEREYAKMMAESLDSRKFERKATFDVPLPMRRKDREVATSSELPSETTSGNGPSSGTMAFSLLTKRGNRQQTRTVALPSDSNFAIAMKSQQAAEREEQQRIKNLVLNYDLNDGEEQDGDSALQPLLPNPNIHTFTSGFDKNATTTFSRSDKSGSNRSGQRSRKLQLSDVDWT, encoded by the exons ATGGATCGCAGGAGAAAGC gCGAACTGCGCGACTTAAACACTCGCGCTTGGAATGGCGAGAAAG ACATTTATGCCGTGAACAAGTCACTGGATTCATCGCTCAAGAAGAACACAGCCTTTATCAAGCGCCTTCGAACCGCAATTTCAGCTGCGACCCTCAGCACCTTCCTACAAGAAATTCGAACTCTTAGCCTACACAAATATCTCTCGGAAATTATATCGGCTTGTTATGAAGGGCTTTGCAGACTCAAGTCGCCGGGAGAGGTTGAGGCTGGTGTAGAAATTGTCAGCGCATTACATCAGCGTTTTGGGCCGGCAGAATTTACGGAGTTTCTGGGATGGTTGGTAGGAAAGGGATTAGCTACACCGGAAAAGTCATTATTGAAGAGTCTCGCAGCCGAAGCCcgggagaaggaagaaaaggagcgGATTGTACGACAGAGAGTACTTTTGAGAGTTGTCACCGAGTTGTGGTTGGTGGGAGTTTTGAGAACGTTGGACGATGTTGCTCGACCAGATGACGCATCTCACGGCAAGGAATCTCTTTCAGGATCGTCGAACAAGGCACCAGATACTAAAGCGAAACCAAACGGAGTTGGAAAAGGAGGAGGTGCGGAACCATTTCCTCTCGAAGTTCTCAAGGACCTTCTGGGCCATGATAGGGATCATGCGAACTTGCCCCTACTGGTAATCTTTGTAAAGGCGTTTGGTTGGGACATACTCGGTGTCAGAGAAGCTGGATACGAGGGCAGAAAAACTGTAGAGGAAGACGGCACCACGAAGACAACGCTTGATGCCACCGAGGGCGAaggtgagaatgaggatggcGACGAGAACGATTCGGTGGAAGAGACGTCACCCTTAGTGGACTCAACCGAAGATGCCCCTCTAGCTTCACTCGAACTCCAGGAGCGCTTCCGCAACATCCTTAACCgctattttgaagatgtcaaGGCACATATCATTCGTGATCAGAAGGCTATTGCTAAACAGGCCCGCAAAGACTCAGAAGCATACGTCAAATCTGGCCAATTGTTTGAAGACCGCCAGGCAAATTATGAAAAGGCTCTCAAAGCGCAAGAACGACTTGTATCGAACGCTCAGGTTCTCGCGGAATCCATTGGCGCAGAAATGCCAGATCTTAAAGATTCCGATGACTCTTCGGCCTTGGGCAATGGAGGCATTGGGCTTGTGAAGGCTGGCGATTATCTGAGAGGAGAAGGCGAGGGCGCAGGTATCTGGGAGGACGAAGATGAGCGGAGATTCTATGAAAATCTAGTAGATCTTAAAGGAAAGGTCCCGGGTATGCTCCTCGAAGATggtaaaaagaagaaaacagaTACGGATGAGCAAGTGGGCAAAAAGGTCGATACTTCCGAGATCATTCCCGCAGAGTCCACTGCGCCCACCGCGAAGACCACAGATGACGACCAATCCACGGCCATTGCCAACAAAACCATTGGCGCCCAGGTCGATGCATTACTTGCTAGACTCCCTGATCTTACAAACAAAGACCTAATTGACGAGGCTGCAATTGACTTCTGTTTCTTGAACTCCAAAGCTTCTCGCAACCGTTTGATCAAAGCTGTGCAAGAGATTCCTAAGGGTCGTAGTGATCTTCTGCCATCATACTCAAGACTAGTAGCAACACTGGGGAAGTACATGCCTGATATCATAAAAGGCTTGGTTGATCACCTTGATCAAGAATTCCGCAGCCTTCAACGTCgcaaggaaaaagaattcttaGGTCAAGCCCGACTAGGAAACATTCGCTACTTGGCTGAGCTGACCAAGTTTGGCGTGGTTCCTGAGCATGTTATATTCCATTGCTTGAAAGTCAGTCTTGACGACTTCTCACGGATGAATATTGAGATCATATGCAACTTGCTAGAAAATTGTGGTCGATACTTACTTCGCAATCCAGACATGTCCCCTCGAATGACATCCTTCTTGGAAACACTAAAACGCAAGAAGTCGGTCCAACATATTGGCCAACAGGAGCGCATGCTGATCGAAAATGCCGTTTACTATGTAGACCCACCTTTGCGACCAACGATCCAGCAAAAGGAGAGAACGCCAATTGATTTATTCATTCGCAAGCTTGTCTATTCTGATATGACTACACGAAACTATGCTAGGATTATCAGGTCGATTCGAAGACTTCACTGGGAAGAATCAGAG GTTGTCACTATTCTCGAAAAAGTCCTTTCCAAACCCGGAAAGGTAAAGTATGGTAACATTTATCTTTTGGCAATTGTTACAAGTGCTCTCTTCCGTTATCACCAAGGGTTTGTAATCACAGTCATTGACAATGTATTGGAATACATTATCGTTGGTTTGGAGCAAAATGATTTTAAGTTCAACCAACGTCGGATTGCAGAAGCCAAGTACCTTGGGGAGCTGTACAACTTTCGAATGGTAGATCATCCTGTAATATTCGACACAATGTACCGTATCTTGACATTTGGTCATG GTGGACCGCCTGTCCCTGGTCGCACCAATCCTTTCGATATGCCTGATGACTTTTTCAGGATTCGTCTTGTAGCAATTTTATTAGAAAGTTGCGGAGTTTTCTTTAGTCGTGGCGCGGCGGGAAAGAAACTTGATTACTTCTTGTCATTTTTCCAG TACTACATTTATACGAAAGATCCTCTACCCATGGACATTGAATTTATCGTCAGTGATGTTTATGCAGCCACCAGACCTCAATGGAAGCTTGCCTCAAATATCGAAGAAGCTAGTCGTGCGTTCCAATTGGCCATGGCCCAGGATCAAAAGACTGCTGGCATTGAGAAGGTTGTTGAACCAGAAGAGCCTGATAGTGAGGCATCATCAGACGAAGGAGATGCAGGCATTCCGGAAGGAGATATCGACGATGCTTCCCTCGATTCCGAAGAAGAAACGGAAATTGATGCTAATGCCGACAACTTAACATCACCAACAGGGAAcgaatcagaagaagaaaacttcAAAGTCACTCGccaggaagaagaaattgatccTGAGGATGAAGCCGATTTCGAACGTGAGTATGCTAAAATGATGGCTGAGAGTCTAGATTCCAGAAAATTTGAACGAAAAGCGACATTCGATGTTCCACTTCCCATGAGACGCAAAGACCGTGAAGTCGCAACCTCGAGCGAATTGCCTAGTGAGACTACCTCAGGAAATGGTCCATCCAGTGGTACAATGGCATTCTCACTTTTAACAAAGCGTGGCAATCGACAACAG ACTCGAACGGTAGCCCTCCCTTCAGACTCAAATTTCGCAATCGCTATGAAATCACAACAAGCTGCCGAGCGCGAGGAGCAACAACGCATCAAGAATCTAGTTCTGAATTATGATCTCAACGATGGCGAAGAACAAGATGGTGACTCTGCACTGCAACCCTTACTCCCTAATCCCAATATTCACACTTTCACTTCAGGTTTCGATAAAAATGCCACTACAACGTTCTCCAGATCTGATAAGTCTGGTAGTAACCGTAGTGGACAGAGGTCAAGAAAACTACAGCTTAGTGATGTTGATTG GACATGA